Below is a window of Cystobacter ferrugineus DNA.
GGGGGCGCTGGTGGCGTACTCGCGGCCGAAGATGGAGTTGATGTGCACGATGCAGCCGCCGCCCTGGGCCTTCATCCGGGCCACGGCGTGCTGGCTGCACCACACCGTCGCGAGCAGGTTGCTGTCCAGCACGGCCGTCCACTGCCCGGCCGTGGCCACGTCGAAGGAGCCCGCCCCCCCGCTGCCGCCCACGTTGTTCACGAGGATGTCGAGCGAGCCGAACGCCCGCACGGCCGCGTCCACCGCCGCCTGGGCCCCGTCGGGGGTGGCCACGTCCCCCGCGACGGTGGCCACCTCGGCTCCGGAGGCACGCAGCTCCGCCGCCACCGCCTCCAGCCCTGGAGCACCCCGGGCGCTCAGACAGACACGGACGCCCTCTCGTGCCAGTGCCAGGACGATGGCCCGTCCGATTCCCCGACTGCTGCCCGTGACGAGCGCGCTCTTGCCCTCGAGTTCCAAGTCCAT
It encodes the following:
- a CDS encoding SDR family NAD(P)-dependent oxidoreductase; this encodes MDLELEGKSALVTGSSRGIGRAIVLALAREGVRVCLSARGAPGLEAVAAELRASGAEVATVAGDVATPDGAQAAVDAAVRAFGSLDILVNNVGGSGGAGSFDVATAGQWTAVLDSNLLATVWCSQHAVARMKAQGGGCIVHINSIFGREYATSAPYTAAKAAVTALTKEMAVDLARHRIRVNGVAPGAILFPGGSWDRRRQANPEKVEKMVREELPWGRFGTPEEVADVVVFLCSSGARWVTGATIPVDGAQGRAF